One genomic segment of Sminthopsis crassicaudata isolate SCR6 chromosome 4, ASM4859323v1, whole genome shotgun sequence includes these proteins:
- the BLTP2 gene encoding bridge-like lipid transfer protein family member 2 isoform X1, whose protein sequence is MPLLLVALLSLLLAALCALFFCRWLLVRVATKWCHRRLQAELRIGSFGFFWIQNVSLKFEQHQQTVEIDSVWISSKLLSHDLPHYVALCFGEVRIRTDLQKMSGLPSSFSKTSKVDQRELPLSPSLLRIACQLFSVHVDSINIMVLRVATSESLWHIQISRSRFLLDSDGKKIDCEVSLSQVNSKVLKSGQSEDTCLAELSLAMDLCVEMGLSSLQLKAVTLDVWTLHAELHEGLFHSQLLHSSLVPTLRPGKMPEVTEDLTEPTIPGLNLLHLLPGKVKIEMENTSVVLSMNSQKRHLNWTLKLLQFYYHRDEDQLPLRNFTANSDMAQMSTELLLEDGLLLSQSRQRIICLNSLKANVQVTTIDLSASLVLSTCIVHYRHQEFSHWLHMLTRERQGPRRPTSHSSKNRCFPQILAPIILSTSISNVNVSIQLGDTPPFALGFNSISLDYQHLRPQSIHQRGVLAVDHLCWRVGNDSHIQRAPHPPNMHVWGEALVLDSFTLQGSYNQPLGLSSTQSDTLFLDCTIRGLQVEASDTCAECLSRILSLLGPWSRKPTPPREFPSGESPVLLWKVDLKVEDMNLFTLSSLVGASEIRLDTLTVLGSAESSTVGIQGLVLALVKTVTEKMQPCCKAPDIPTPVLSLSMLSVTYHSSIRSLEVQCGAGLMVLWSPPDHMYLYQHVLATLQCRDLLRAPVEPGAPAEPALEVSPREAAPPKRLLNLTLEVSTAKLTTFVAEDKFITLVAESVSLSRHAGSLQVYCPELVAGFDGNSIFNFKEVEVQLLSELEEMILHRNPFPSLETLRNRVWLFSLGSVSVEFPYQYDFSRTLDEAVGVQKWLKGLHRGARAKAAPSPAPLPPDLLIKVQHFSWVFLDDIFEVKLRDNYELMKDESKESAKRLQLLDAKVAALRKQHGELLPARKIEELYASLERKNIEIYIQRSRRLYGNTPMRRALLTWSLAGLELVALADASFHGPEQVLKQIRELDPSSPFPSEGLELSIQWCRMLKCNVKTFLVRIRDYPRYLFEIRDWRLLGRLVGTEQSGQACSRRRQTLHLGLPWGDVVVERNMPPLKFYHDFRSEVFQYTVVWGPCWDPAWTLIGQSVDLLTKPSADPSAPLPWWDKSRLLFHGDWHMDIEQANLHQLATEDPYNTTENMHWEWSHLFFHWKPGQFVFKGDLDVNVRTASKYDDCCFLHLPDLCMTLDLQWLCHGNPHDHHSVILRAPEFLPEVSLGQLHDSYRAFRSENLNLSIKMDLTRHSGTMSQPRILLYSSTLRWMQNFWATWTSVTRPICRGKLFNNMKPGKKKLGQHYKQLSYTALFPQLQVHYWASFAQQRGIQVECSQGHVFTRGTQRLIPQAGTVMRRLISEWSVTQMVSDLSQVTVHLMASPSDESSDHRLDLLVTKTHLLSLSSLTYQRHSNRTVEEELSSRDGDPAFHTHQLHLVDLRASWTTTNRDIAFGLYDGYKKAAVLKRNLSTEALKGLKIDPQLPAKKPKRGVLPSPPAPPRVNPPSLSKGPEKGSSGGAHMLRKLIEETDKFVVFTEDESGVSEQLCGIAACQTDDIFNRNCLIELVNCQMVLRGAETEGCVIVSAAKAQLLQCQHHPAWYGDTLKQKTSWTCLLDGMQYFATTESSPAERDDRQLWLEVKNIEEHRERTLDSVQELMESGQAVGGMVSTTTDWNQPAEAQQAQQVQRIISRCSCRMYYISYSHDIDPELATQIKPPEVHEQQEEKEDLLKKQEGAVDTFTLIHHELEISTNPAQYAMILDIVNNLLLHVEPKRKEHSEKKQRVRFQLEISSNPEEQRSSILHLQEAVRQHVAQIRQLEKQMYSIMKSLQDDSKNENLLDLNQKLSQEKADLQLESEELNILIRCFKDFQLQRANKMELRKQQEDVSVARRTEFYFAQARWRLTEEDGQLGIAELELQRFLYSKVNKSDDTAEHLLELGWFTMNNLLPNAVYKVVLRPQSSCQSGRQLALRLFSKVRPPVGGISIKEHFEVNVVPLTIQLTHQFFHRMMGFFFPGRSMEDEEVGDEEDKSKLVTTGMPVVKPRQLIAADDTVSLGPGKGVAQGLNRGSGVRRSFRKAPEHPVDDIDKMKERAAMNNSFIYIKIPQVPLCVSYKGEKNSVDWGDLNLVLPCLEYHNNTWTWLDFAMAVKRDSRKALVAQVIKEKLRLKPAAGSETRGKLETKSDLNMQQQEEDEKARLLIGLSVGDKNPSKKSIFGRRK, encoded by the exons ATGCCTCTGCTCTTGGTGGCGCTGCTCTCCTTGCTCCTGGCTGCGCTCTGTGCCCTCTTCTTCTGCCG GTGGCTGCTGGTGCGCGTGGCCACCAAGTGGTGCCATCGGAGGCTCCAGGCCGAGCTCAGGATCGGCTCCTTCGGCTTCTTCTGGATCCAGAACGTGAGCCTGAAGTTCGAGCAGCACCAGCAGACGGTG GAAATTGATAGCGTGTGGATTTCCAGCAAACTCCTGAGCCATGATCTACC GCATTACGTGGCGCTGTGTTTCGGGGAGGTGCGGATTAGAACTGACCTACAGAAGATGTCCGGCCTGCCTAGCTCTTTCTCCAAGACCTCAAAGGTAGATCAGAGGGAGCTGCCCCTCAGCCCATCCTTGCTGAGGATCGCTTGCCAG CTTTTCTCAGTCCACGTGGACTCCATCAACATTATGGTTCTCAGGGTAGCTACCTCTGAGTCCCTGTGGCACATTCAGATCAGCAGGAGCCGCTTCCTTCTGGATAGTGATGGGAAGAA aATCGACTGTGAGGTGAGCCTCAGCCAAGTGAACAGCAAAGTACTAAAGAGTGGTCAGTCG GAGGACACTTGCCTAGCAGAGCTCTCCCTAGCCATGGACCTGTGTGTGGAAATGGGTTTAAGCAGCCTGCAGCTGAAGGCCGTCACCCTAGATGTGTGGACACTCCATGCAGAGCTGCACGAAGGCCTCTTCCACAGCCAGTTGTTGCACTCAAGCCTGGTGCCTACCTTGAGGCCCGGTAAAATGCCAG agGTGACTGAGGACTTGACTGAGCCAACCATTCCTGGCTTGAATCTCCTTCACCTGCTACCAGGGAAAGTGAAAATAGAGATGGAGAACACCAGTGTGGTGCTGTCCATGAACAGCCAGAAGAG ACACCTCAACTGGACATTGAAGCTATTGCAGTTTTATTACCATCGTGATGAGGACCAGCTGCCCCTTCGAAATTTCACAGCCAATTCAGACATGGCTCAGATGAGCACGGAGCTGCTGCTAGAAG ATGGGCTGCTGCTTTCCCAGAGCCGTCAGCGCATCATCTGCCTAAATTCCCTAAAGGCCAATGTGCAG GTGACCACCATCGACCTTTCCGCCTCTCTGGTGCTCAGCACGTGCATCGTCCACTACCGGCACCAGGAATTCTCTCACTGGCTACATATGTTAACAAGAGAGAGGCAGGGGCCAAGGCGACCCACTTCCCATTCCAGTAAAAACAG aTGCTTCCCTCAAATTCTGGCCCCTATCATCCTCAGCACTTCTATTTCCAACGTCAATGTTTCTATTCAGCTTGGAGATACGCCACCCTTTGCTCTGGGCTTCAATTCCATCTCTTTGG ATTACCAGCATCTGAGACCTCAAAGCATCCATCAGCGGGGCGTTCTGGCTGTGGACCACTTATGCTGGCGCGTGGGGAATGACTCTCACATCCAACGGGCACCCCACCCACCCAACATGCATGTCTGGGGTGAGGCCCTTGTCCTCGACTCCTTCACTCTACAG GGCAGCTACAACCAGCCCCTGGGTCTGAGCAGCACTCAGTCAGACACCCTCTTCCTAGACTGTACTATCCGTGGTCTGCAGGTGGAGGCATCAGACACCTGTGCTGAATGTCTCTCCCGCATCCTATCCCTGTTGGGTCCTTGGTCCAGGAAGCCAACCCCTCCCAGGGAGTTTCCTTCTGGGGAATCTCCAGTGCTCCTCTGGAAGGTGGACTTGAAGGTGGAGGATATGAACCTGTTCACCCTCTCTAGCCTGGTGG GTGCCTCAGAGATCCGACTAGACACCCTGACAGTCCTGGGCAGTGCAGAGAGCTCCACAGTGGGTATCCAGGGCCTCGTGCTGGCCCTGGTAAAGACGGTGACCGAGAAGATGCAGCCGTGCTGCAAGGCCCCCGACATTCCCACTCCTGTACTCAGCCTTTCCATGCTCTCCGTCACCTACCACAGTAGCATCCGTTCTCTAGAG GTGCAGTGCGGGGCAGGGCTGATGGTATTGTGGAGCCCCCCGGACCACATGTACCTGTACCAGCACGTCCTGGCCACACTCCAATGCCGAGACCTCCTCAGAGCCCCGGTGGAGCCGGGAGCTCCTGCCGAGCCAGCCCTCGAGGTCAGTCCTCGGGAAGCAGCCCCTCCGAAGCGGCTTTTGAACCTCACTCTGGAGGTGAGCACAGCCAAGTTGACCACCTTTGTGGCCGAGGACAAGTTCATCACCCTGGTGGCAGAAAGTGTGTCCCTGAGTCGCCACGCGGGCTCCCTGCAAGTCTACTGTCCAGAACTAGTGGCTGGCTTTGATGGCAATAGCATCTTCAATTTCAAGGAGGTGGAGGTGCAGCTGCTGTCTGAGCTGGAAGAGATGATCTTGCATCGCAACCCTTTCCCCTCCCTGGAGACCCTGCGGAACCGGGTGTGGCTTTTCTCCCTGGGCTCAGTGTCAGTAGAGTTTCCTTATCAGTATGACTTCTCTCGGACCCTGGACGAGGCTGTGGGGGTGCAGAAGTGGCTCAAGGGGCTCCACCGGGGGGCCCGAGCAAAGGCAGCCCCCAGCCCCGCTCCACTCCCACCTGATTTGCTAATTAAGGTTCAGCACTTTTCTTGGGTCTTCCTGGATGACATCTTTGAAGTGAAGCTGCGGGACAACTACGAGCTGATGAAGGATGAGAGCAAGGAAAGCGCCAAACGGCTGCAGCTGTTGGACGCCAAGGTGGCTGCCCTCCGCAAGCAGCACGGGGAACTGCTTCCTGCCCGCAAGATCGAAGAGCTCTATGCCTCCCTGGAGCGCAAGAACATAGAGATCTACATCCAGCGCTCCCGCCGTCTCTATGGAAACACGCCTATGCGCCGCGCCCTGCTCACCTGGAGCCTGGCCGGGCTGGAGCTGGTGGCCCTGGCAGACGCCTCCTTCCACGGGCCCGAGCAGGTGCTGAAGCAGATCCGGGAGCTGGATCCCAGCAGCCCGTTCCCCAGTGAGGGCCTTGAGCTTTCCATCCAATGGTGTCGGATGCTCAAATGCAATGTTAAGACCTTCCTGG TGCGGATCCGTGACTACCCTCGCTACCTGTTTGAGATCCGTGACTGGAGGCTGCTGGGCCGACTGGTGGGCACCGAGCAGAGCGGACAGGCCTGCTCCCGACGGCGACAGACCCTGCACCTGGGACTCCCCTGGGGAGATGTGGTCGTGGAAAGGAACATGCCACCGCTCAAGTTCTACCATGATTTTCGTT CTGAAGTCTTCCAGTACACAGTGGTGTGGGGGCCGTGCTGGGACCCAGCCTGGACATTGATCGGCCAGTCCGTGGACCTCTTGACGAAGCCCTCGGCCGACCCCAGTGCGCCCTTGCCCTGGTGGGACAAGAGCCGCTTGCTTTTCCATGGGGACTGGCACATGGACATCGAGCAGGCCAATCTGCACCAGCTGGCCACAGAG GATCCCTATAATACAACTGAAAACATGCACTGGGAATGGAGCCACCTCTTTTTTCACTGGAAACCAGGCCAGTTTGTGTTCAAGGGAGACTTGGACGTCAACGTGAGGACAGCCTCCAA GTATGACGACTGCTGCTTCCTGCACCTGCCCGAcctctgtatgaccctggacctGCAGTGGCTGTGCCATGGGAACCCCCACGACCACCATAGTGTCATCCTGCGAGCCCCAGAGTTCTTGCCTGAAGTATCTCTGGGCCAGCTCCACGACTCCTACCGGGCCTTCAGATCTGAGAACCTCAACCTCTCTATCAAGATGGACCTGACCCGGCACAGTGGGA CCATGTCCCAGCCCCGGATTCTGCTCTACAGCAGTACCCTTCGATGGATGCAGAACTTCTGGGCGACGTGGACCAGTGTCACCCGGCCCATCTGTCGAGGAAAGCTTTTCAATAACATGAAGCCCGGCAAGAAGAAGCTTGGCCAGCATTACAAGCAGCTCTCCTACACGGCGCTCTTCCCCCAGCTGCAG GTGCATTACTGGGCCTCCTTTGCTCAGCAACGGGGCATTCAGGTTGAGTGCAGCCAGGGCCATGTCTTCACTCGGGGAACCCAGCGATTGATACCTCAAG CCGGCACCGTGATGCGGCGCCTCATCTCTGAATGGAGCGTGACGCAGATGGTGAGTGACCTGAGCCAGGTGACGGTGCATCTGATGGCTTCGCCCAGTGACGAGAGCTCCGACCACCGCCTGGATCTCCTGGTAACAAAGACCCACCTCTTGAGCTTGTCCTCCCTCACCTACCAGAGGCACAGCAACCGCACCGTGGAGGAG GAGCTTTCCTCTCGAGATGGGGACCCTGCCTTTCATACCCATCAATTGCACTTAGTGGACCTGCGAGCTTCCTGGACTACCACCAACAGGGACATTGCCTTTGGCCTCTACGATGGCTACAAGAAAGCAGCTGTCCTGAAACGAAATCTTTCCACTGAAGCCCTGAAGGGGTTAAAGATTGATCCTCAGCTGCCAGCCAAAAAACCAAAGCGAGGTGTTCTTCCCAGCCCCCCAGCCCCGCCTCGGGTCAACCCGCCCAGCCTCAGCAAAGGGCCTGAGAAGGGCTCCTCAGGAG gtGCCCACATGTTACGGAAGCTGATTGAGGAGACAGATAAATTTGTGGTGTTCACAGAAGATGAGTCGGGCGTCAGTGAGCAGCTCTGTGGCATCGCCGCCTGTCAGACGGACGATATTTTCAACCGCAACTGCCTCATTGAGCTGGTCAACTGCCAG ATGGTTCTTCGAGGTGCAGAGACAGAGGGCTGTGTCATCGTGTCCGCGGCCAAAGCCCAGCTGCTTCAGTGCCAACATCACCCAGCCTGGTATGGGGATACCCTAAAGCAGAAGACGTCCTGGACGTGTCTCCTGGATGGCATGCAGTACTTTGCTACCACTGAGAGCAGCCCCGCTGAACGTGATGACCGGCAGCTCTGGCTGGAG GTAAAGAACATTGAGGAACACCGGGAGCGCACTCTGGATTCCGTGCAAGAGCTGATGGAGAGTGGGCAGGCAGTGGGCGGCATGGTCAGCACCACTACAG ACTGGAACCAGCCGGCGGAGGCCCAGCAAGCCCAGCAAGTCCAGCGGATCATCTCACGCTGCAGTTGCCGCATGTATTACATCAGCTACAGCCATGACATTGACCCTGAGCTGGCCACTCAGATCAAGCCACCTGAGGTCCACGAACagcaggaagaaaaggaggacCTGCTGAAGAAACAGGAAG GGGCTGTGGACACCTTCACCCTCATCCACCATGAGCTGGAGATCTCTACCAACCCAGCCCAGTATGCCATGATCCTGGACATTGTCAACAACTTATTGCTTCATGTAGAACCCAAACGAAAG GAGCATAGTGAAAAAAAGCAGCGGGTCCGCTTCCAGCTGGAGATCTCTAGCAACCCCGAGGAGCAGCGCAGCAGCATCCTGCACTTACAGGAGGCTGTGAGACAGCACGTGGCTCAGATCCGGCAGCTTGAGAAGCAGATGTACTCCATCATGAAG TCTCTGCAGGATGACAGCAAGAACGAGAACCTCCTTGACTTGAACCAGAAGCTGAGCCAGGAAAAAGCTGACCTGCAGCTGGAGAGTGAGGAACTGAACATCCTCATCAG GTGTTTTAAAGACTTCCAGCTCCAACGGGCCAACAAGATGGAGCTTCGAAAGCAGCAGGAGGATGTGAGTGTGGCCCGCCGGACCGAGTTCTACTTTGCCCAGGCACGATGGCGCCTCACTGAGGAGGATGGGCAGCTGGGCATTGCCGAGCTGGAGCTCCAGCGATTCTTGTATAGCAAG GTGAATAAGTCTGATGACACGGCTGAACATCTCCTAGAGCTGGGCTGGTTCACGATGAACAATCTCCTGCCCAATGCAGTCTATAAG GTGGTGCTTCGGCCCCAGAGCTCCTGCCAGTCTGGCCGGCAGTTGGCCCTACGTCTGTTCAGCAAGGTCCGGCCTCCTGTGGGAGGCATCTCCATCAAGGAGCACTTTGAG GTCAATGTGGTTCCCCTCACCATCCAACTGACCCACCAGTTTTTCCATAGAATGATGGGCTTTTTCTTTCCTGGTCGTAGCATGGAGGATGAGGAGGTTGGCGACGAGGAGGACAAATCCAAGCTTGTGACTACGG GGATGCCCGTGGTGAAGCCCCGGCAGCTGATCGCAGCGGATGACACAGTGTCTCTGGGCCCTGGAAAGGGTGTGGCTCAGGGCCTGAACCGTGGCTCTGGGGTCAGGAGATCATTCCGCAAAGCGCCTGAG CACCCCGTGGATGACATCGACAAAATGAAAGAACGGGCCGCCATGAACAACTCCTTCATCTACATCAAGATCCCCCAAGTTCCGCTTTGTGTCAGCTATAAG gGCGAGAAGAACAGTGTGGATTGGGGTGACCTGAATCTCGTGCTGCCGTGTCTAGAATATCACAACAACACATGGACGTGGCTGGACTTCGCCATGGCTGTGAAGAGGGATAGCCGCAAAGCCCTGGTGGCCCAG GTGATCAAGGAGAAGCTCAGGCTGAAGCCCGCTGCAGGGTCTGAGACCCGAGGGAAGCTTGAGACAAAGTCGGACCTGAACATGCAGCAGCAGGAGGAAGATGAGAAAGCCCGGCTCCTCATCGGTCTGAGCGTGGGCGACAAGAACCCCAGCAAGAAGTCGATTTTTGGCAGGAGAAAATAA